From one Microlunatus sp. Gsoil 973 genomic stretch:
- a CDS encoding amino acid ABC transporter permease, which yields MTEEDRPGLIHARPVRHYGRWLLAAVVIVLALMFLNMMIFNPVFDWSLIFEVMNQTPVIRGMLVGTLLVTLLTMIIGVVGGVILAIMRLSDNPILKGVAWFYAWVFRSIPRYVLLVFMGAAMGLIFPKGIALGVPFDWKIIEWLGLSGDWRFLTVDANRLFGGLVGAVIGLGASEAAYMSEIARAGILSVDRGQHEAAQALGMSRGRTMWRIVLPQAMRVIVPPTGNETIAMMKDTSLLTAIGSVTMELFIQVSAIANRTYQFVPAFTAAILYYLIITSILMIGQSYLERRFGRGFGRRAATATSIQPAGGLQIGSSH from the coding sequence ATGACCGAGGAAGATCGTCCGGGACTCATCCATGCCAGGCCGGTGCGGCATTACGGCCGCTGGCTGCTGGCTGCCGTCGTCATCGTGCTGGCGTTGATGTTCCTGAACATGATGATCTTCAACCCGGTCTTCGACTGGTCGCTGATCTTCGAGGTGATGAACCAGACCCCGGTGATCCGCGGCATGCTGGTCGGCACCCTGCTGGTCACGTTGCTGACGATGATCATCGGGGTGGTCGGCGGGGTGATCCTTGCCATCATGCGACTGTCGGACAATCCGATCTTGAAGGGCGTGGCATGGTTCTACGCCTGGGTCTTCCGGTCGATCCCCCGCTATGTGCTGTTGGTCTTCATGGGTGCCGCGATGGGATTGATCTTCCCGAAGGGAATCGCCCTCGGTGTGCCGTTCGACTGGAAGATCATCGAATGGCTCGGCCTCAGCGGTGACTGGCGGTTCCTGACCGTCGATGCGAACCGGCTCTTCGGTGGTCTTGTCGGAGCGGTGATCGGGCTCGGGGCGTCCGAGGCGGCGTACATGTCGGAGATCGCCCGGGCGGGCATCCTCAGCGTCGACCGAGGCCAGCATGAAGCGGCCCAGGCACTCGGCATGAGCCGCGGCCGAACCATGTGGCGGATCGTGCTGCCCCAGGCGATGCGGGTGATCGTGCCACCGACCGGCAACGAGACGATCGCCATGATGAAGGACACCTCGCTGCTGACCGCCATCGGATCAGTGACCATGGAGCTGTTCATCCAGGTCTCGGCGATCGCAAACCGGACCTACCAGTTCGTGCCCGCGTTCACGGCCGCGATCCTCTACTACCTGATCATCACCAGCATCCTGATGATCGGACAGTCCTATCTCGAACGCCGGTTCGGCCGCGGCTTCGGTCGACGAGCAGCCACCGCGACATCCATCCAGCCGGCCGGTGGACTGCAGATCGGGAGCTCCCATTGA
- the menC gene encoding o-succinylbenzoate synthase, producing the protein MQVVRARMHRVRQALVHEFRTSSHQKSYLEHLLIELHDADGAVGWGEIASPSGPFYCAETTDSCWLVAKDFILPSLIGKDWDHPVEAAALWSKIRGNEFAKAGVDVAVWALWTTATGVPLATALGGTRTEVVAGVSLGIEPTIDDLLQQVRLQTAAGYPRVKLKIAPGWDVDLVKAVRAEFGDLDLHVDANGSYTESENHLSALTTLDDFGLTMIEQPFAPRNLMAHARMQQRIGTPICLDESVETLDDLHTAIELSACRILNIKVSRMGGLTPARAAHDLARDHDIPVWCGGMHEFGIGRAANVAISALPGFSLPSDVSASAKYYQRDIIVPEVVADRGVVTVPTGHGLGHRIDEELIAELTLDSVEL; encoded by the coding sequence GTGCAGGTTGTCAGGGCGCGGATGCACCGGGTGCGGCAGGCGTTGGTGCACGAGTTCCGTACCAGCTCCCATCAGAAGAGCTACCTGGAACACCTGCTGATCGAATTGCACGACGCCGACGGCGCCGTCGGCTGGGGTGAGATCGCCTCCCCCAGCGGCCCGTTCTACTGCGCGGAGACGACCGACAGCTGCTGGCTGGTCGCGAAGGACTTCATCCTTCCCTCGTTGATCGGCAAGGACTGGGACCACCCCGTCGAGGCTGCGGCCCTGTGGTCGAAGATCCGCGGCAACGAGTTCGCCAAGGCCGGTGTCGACGTCGCTGTCTGGGCGCTGTGGACCACCGCGACGGGTGTGCCGTTGGCCACCGCTCTGGGTGGCACCCGGACCGAGGTGGTCGCCGGCGTCTCCCTTGGAATCGAACCGACCATCGACGATCTTCTCCAACAGGTGCGGTTGCAGACCGCAGCCGGCTATCCGCGGGTCAAACTCAAGATCGCGCCGGGCTGGGACGTCGACTTGGTCAAGGCGGTCCGCGCCGAATTCGGTGATCTTGACCTGCACGTCGACGCCAACGGCAGCTACACCGAGAGTGAAAATCATCTTTCTGCGCTGACGACGCTGGACGACTTCGGCCTGACCATGATCGAACAGCCGTTCGCGCCGCGAAACCTGATGGCCCACGCCCGGATGCAGCAGAGGATCGGCACTCCGATCTGCCTCGACGAGAGCGTCGAAACCCTGGACGATCTGCACACTGCGATCGAACTCTCCGCCTGCAGAATCCTCAACATCAAGGTTTCCCGGATGGGCGGGTTGACGCCCGCCCGGGCAGCCCACGACCTGGCCCGTGATCATGACATACCGGTCTGGTGCGGCGGGATGCACGAATTCGGCATCGGCCGCGCGGCCAATGTAGCGATCTCCGCGCTGCCGGGATTCAGCCTGCCGTCCGACGTCTCGGCGTCGGCCAAGTACTACCAGCGCGACATCATCGTCCCTGAGGTGGTTGCCGACCGAGGTGTCGTCACGGTGCCGACCGGGCACGGCCTCGGGCACCGGATCGACGAGGAGCTGATCGCCGAACTCACCCTGGACAGCGTCGAGCTGTGA
- a CDS encoding GNAT family N-acetyltransferase: protein MTIIEPAEQVGSDYRVISLETAEQRRDAAELYRSVFGYAHPAYGVNPRLLAGIAANGGSVVGALDRDDRLVGFAYGFLGTDGKQTFHYSQAAVVAPGLQGHGLGRRLKQAQRAVALSWGTTVMRWAYDPLLIRNAHFNLDVLGARGVDFKPDLYDERDTDRIVVEWDLTGGDPRRTERADLPDAGVWGEVIRPGITSTGFITNSSDIDGGRVLLALPSDIATLRRERPDRAAELAAIVRDRLTGLFADGYHAVSCHSVGETAFYVFDIWSQADAR from the coding sequence ATGACCATCATCGAACCCGCAGAGCAGGTCGGATCCGACTATCGGGTGATCTCGCTGGAGACCGCCGAACAGCGCCGGGACGCGGCAGAGCTGTATCGGTCGGTCTTTGGGTACGCCCATCCTGCCTACGGCGTCAACCCGCGCCTGTTGGCGGGAATCGCGGCCAACGGCGGCTCGGTGGTCGGCGCACTGGACCGCGACGACCGGCTGGTGGGCTTCGCGTACGGCTTCCTCGGCACCGACGGCAAGCAGACGTTCCACTACTCCCAGGCAGCCGTGGTCGCGCCCGGGTTGCAGGGTCATGGCCTCGGCCGCCGATTGAAGCAGGCCCAACGGGCGGTCGCGCTGTCCTGGGGCACCACCGTGATGCGCTGGGCGTACGACCCGCTGCTGATCCGCAACGCACACTTCAATCTCGACGTACTCGGCGCCAGGGGTGTTGACTTCAAGCCCGATCTCTACGACGAACGCGACACCGATCGGATCGTGGTCGAGTGGGACCTGACCGGCGGCGACCCTCGGCGCACCGAACGGGCCGACCTGCCGGACGCGGGTGTTTGGGGCGAGGTGATCAGACCGGGCATCACCAGTACGGGCTTCATCACGAACAGCTCGGACATCGATGGCGGGCGGGTGCTGTTGGCACTGCCGTCCGACATCGCCACCCTGCGCAGGGAACGCCCCGATCGGGCCGCCGAACTGGCGGCCATCGTACGCGACAGGTTGACCGGGCTCTTCGCCGACGGGTACCACGCCGTATCCTGCCATTCGGTCGGCGAGACGGCGTTCTACGTCTTCGACATCTGGTCGCAGGCGGACGCCCGGTAG